A window from Pseudomonadota bacterium encodes these proteins:
- a CDS encoding radical SAM protein, producing MWKQQQFDYTEPDVSFGSSDDVIEHDDKAGNEQYLPPERRTGSAISDMLDLRGKAQERLLREASEVRDRFFGRAAVVRGVIEVTNACVRSCDYCPMRIENPIDRYFRRPEEILASVEAVRSAGIGVVSFQGGEVSATTRVLEQVIPTVRKLFDDKVEVLLCLGDKPREDLERLKASGADSYILKQETLDPVLHKRMRYLALTERLACLDSLLSCGYRVGVGTIVGLPGQTRGSLVDDALFLGRVGAHMISASPFIPAAGTPLFGMAEGDMDLTLNLMAVMRLLYPTALIPTVSALESRSDGGQRRGLDAGANVITVNYTPEQDRKNYQIYGSDRFVVRHEYAMDVLDQAGLSPLLGQSAYSFWST from the coding sequence ATGTGGAAACAGCAGCAGTTTGATTACACCGAGCCTGATGTCAGTTTTGGATCATCAGACGATGTGATCGAACACGACGACAAAGCCGGCAACGAGCAGTATCTGCCGCCTGAGAGGCGAACCGGCTCAGCCATCTCGGACATGCTAGACCTTCGTGGCAAGGCGCAGGAGCGATTGCTGAGGGAAGCTTCGGAGGTTCGCGATCGTTTCTTCGGCCGCGCCGCCGTCGTTCGTGGCGTGATCGAAGTGACCAATGCCTGTGTGCGGTCCTGCGACTACTGTCCGATGCGTATCGAAAACCCAATCGACCGGTACTTCCGGCGCCCGGAGGAGATTCTGGCTTCGGTCGAAGCGGTACGATCCGCAGGCATTGGTGTGGTGTCCTTCCAAGGTGGCGAGGTATCGGCCACGACGCGCGTTCTCGAACAGGTCATTCCCACAGTCAGGAAACTGTTTGACGACAAGGTCGAGGTTTTGCTCTGCCTTGGTGATAAGCCACGCGAGGATCTTGAAAGACTGAAGGCGAGCGGCGCGGACAGCTACATCCTGAAGCAGGAGACGTTGGACCCTGTCCTGCATAAGCGGATGCGCTATCTCGCGTTGACTGAGCGCCTTGCATGTCTCGATTCGCTCCTCAGTTGCGGCTACCGGGTGGGGGTCGGCACGATTGTCGGTCTTCCAGGCCAGACCCGCGGATCCTTGGTTGACGACGCGCTCTTTCTGGGCCGTGTCGGGGCCCACATGATCAGCGCCTCGCCTTTCATACCGGCAGCGGGGACACCACTGTTTGGCATGGCGGAGGGCGACATGGACCTGACCCTCAATCTGATGGCTGTGATGCGGCTCTTGTACCCGACCGCGCTCATCCCCACGGTCAGTGCTCTGGAAAGCCGGTCTGACGGCGGACAGAGACGTGGTCTGGATGCGGGCGCAAACGTCATCACGGTGAACTATACGCCTGAACAGGACCGCAAGAATTATCAGATCTATGGATCCGACCGGTTTGTTGTTCGTCATGAATACGCAATGGATGTGTTGGACCAAGCAGGTCTATCCCCGCTGCTAGGCCAGAGCGCCTACAGTTTCTGGTCGACTTGA
- a CDS encoding gamma-glutamyltransferase family protein: protein MTTTYGSHRPPVMGTHHVISSGHPLSAAAGYRLLEQGGNAVDAGVASGVVINVVLADNTNFGGVAPIMIYLAERRAVTTISGLGRWPKAASIEFFKNNCDGELPADIRRAVVPAAPDAWLTALQHYGTMTLEEVLTPALEIARDGYPLSPVVRNQFLGEVDAIARWPANREIFLRGGEVPPAGTLIVQPALARTFERLIDVERKHAAQGRETAIRAARDEFYRGDIAREMARYSEEQGGLLRLEDFHDFSVKEEPHVRGTFRDYEILACGPWCQGPVVPQTLQMLERDDLASLGHNSADYIHLLAEVLNLSFSDRDYYFGDPDLVDVPMDALMAQEYTRNRRERVDMRQAFGEMPSPGLINDSTPWGRPEPRSGQSFRERETDTSYTCVVDQWGNAFSATPSDANARAPIAPDLGFSLSGRGTQSWLDENHASKLEPWKRPRLTPNPAIAFRDGKLFMPFGCPGGDAQCQAMVQTFLNIAVFGMDAQTAIEAPRFTTWSFPDSFWPHDYLPGRLHVESRVETAVTDELSDRGHDVRRVEDWEPMDMGVMSAITVDPETSLLTGGADPRRDAYAIGR from the coding sequence ATGACCACGACTTACGGTTCGCATCGGCCACCCGTCATGGGTACGCACCATGTCATCAGTTCAGGGCATCCGCTTTCGGCGGCGGCGGGTTACCGGTTGCTGGAGCAAGGCGGAAACGCGGTCGATGCCGGTGTCGCCTCCGGTGTCGTGATCAACGTGGTGCTCGCCGACAACACGAACTTCGGCGGTGTTGCGCCGATCATGATCTACCTCGCCGAACGTCGCGCCGTAACGACCATCAGTGGGCTCGGCCGCTGGCCGAAGGCGGCGAGTATCGAGTTCTTCAAGAACAACTGTGATGGCGAGCTGCCCGCGGATATCCGCCGGGCGGTCGTGCCGGCAGCGCCCGATGCGTGGCTCACAGCGCTGCAACACTACGGCACGATGACCTTGGAAGAGGTCCTGACGCCGGCGTTGGAAATCGCGCGTGACGGCTACCCCCTCTCACCGGTCGTGCGCAACCAGTTCCTGGGTGAAGTGGATGCGATCGCCCGCTGGCCAGCCAACCGGGAGATCTTTTTGCGCGGCGGTGAGGTTCCTCCCGCAGGAACGCTCATCGTCCAGCCGGCGCTTGCGCGCACCTTCGAGCGGTTGATCGATGTTGAGCGCAAACACGCGGCGCAAGGCCGCGAGACGGCGATACGGGCCGCTCGGGATGAGTTCTATCGCGGCGACATCGCCCGCGAGATGGCGCGTTACAGCGAAGAACAAGGCGGTTTGCTGAGACTCGAAGATTTCCACGACTTCTCGGTCAAGGAAGAACCTCATGTCCGCGGCACCTTCAGAGACTATGAGATTCTGGCCTGTGGACCGTGGTGTCAGGGACCAGTGGTGCCGCAGACCCTACAGATGCTCGAGCGCGACGACCTCGCCTCGCTCGGTCACAACAGCGCCGACTACATTCACTTGCTTGCCGAAGTGCTCAATCTGAGCTTCTCCGATCGTGACTACTACTTTGGCGATCCGGATTTGGTCGACGTACCGATGGACGCTCTGATGGCACAGGAGTACACGCGCAACCGGCGTGAACGCGTAGACATGCGCCAAGCGTTCGGAGAAATGCCGTCGCCCGGCCTGATCAACGACTCGACGCCCTGGGGCAGACCGGAACCGCGATCCGGGCAGAGTTTTCGCGAGCGCGAGACCGATACCAGTTACACATGTGTCGTCGATCAGTGGGGCAACGCCTTCTCCGCCACACCGAGTGATGCCAACGCGCGCGCGCCCATTGCACCGGATCTAGGCTTCAGCCTATCCGGCAGAGGCACGCAGAGCTGGCTCGATGAGAACCATGCCTCGAAGCTTGAGCCCTGGAAACGGCCTCGGCTTACACCGAATCCCGCGATAGCATTTCGCGACGGGAAGCTGTTCATGCCGTTTGGTTGCCCGGGCGGCGATGCGCAATGCCAAGCGATGGTCCAGACCTTCCTGAACATCGCTGTGTTCGGCATGGACGCGCAGACCGCCATTGAGGCGCCACGCTTCACGACCTGGAGTTTCCCCGACTCATTCTGGCCGCACGACTATCTGCCGGGTCGTCTGCACGTCGAAAGTCGGGTCGAGACAGCGGTAACCGATGAGCTCTCGGATAGAGGCCACGATGTTCGCCGGGTCGAAGACTGGGAACCCATGGACATGGGCGTCATGTCCGCCATCACGGTCGATCCAGAGACCAGTCTGTTGACCGGCGGCGCCGATCCACGACGGGACGCTTACGCCATCGGTCGATAG